In Mongoliitalea daihaiensis, one DNA window encodes the following:
- a CDS encoding GMC oxidoreductase, which yields MAENTYDAIVVGSGISGGWAAKELAEKGLKVLLLERGQNVEHIKDYKTATQAPWEIPHRGRRTVEMLENHPNLRRDYVLNEQNLDWWAHEKDSPYVEEKPFTWFRGYQVGGRSLMWGRQSYRLGDIDFEANLKEGIAVDWPIRYKDLAPWYSYVEKFAGISGNKDGYWVLPDGEFQPPMPLNCVEKDVAARVKEKWDGRRIVTIGRVANLTEPLQNRVKCQFRNKCWLGCPFGGYFSTQSSTLPAAMATGNLTLRPWSIVTKVLYDRDSQKATGVEVLDAENNQTYEYNAKIVFLCASAFNSTAILMRSATDIWPEGLGSSSGELGHNVMDHHFRLGANGIAEGYEDKYYFGRRPNGVYIPRFRNVGDDKRDYLRGFGYQGAASRSGWSRNVAEMNYGAPLKEALSEPGPWSMGITAFGEILPYHENTIKFSKEVKDKWGMEALVMNAEIKENEKKMRVDMMNDAAEMLEAAGLKNVKAFDAGYTFGQGIHEMGTARMGRDPKTSVLNGNNQVWDCKNVFVTDGACMTSGAAQNPSLTYMALTARAVDFAVSELKKGNL from the coding sequence ATGGCAGAAAATACCTATGACGCAATCGTTGTCGGTTCAGGAATCAGTGGCGGTTGGGCAGCGAAAGAGTTGGCAGAAAAGGGGCTTAAGGTTCTCCTTTTGGAAAGAGGACAAAATGTAGAGCATATCAAAGACTACAAAACGGCAACACAGGCACCTTGGGAAATTCCTCACAGAGGGAGGAGAACCGTAGAAATGTTGGAAAACCATCCCAATCTAAGAAGAGATTATGTACTTAATGAGCAGAATTTGGACTGGTGGGCACATGAAAAAGACTCTCCATATGTAGAAGAAAAACCATTTACTTGGTTTAGAGGCTATCAGGTAGGTGGACGTTCCTTAATGTGGGGAAGGCAAAGTTACCGTTTAGGTGATATTGATTTTGAAGCTAACTTGAAGGAAGGTATAGCAGTAGATTGGCCAATTCGGTACAAGGACCTTGCTCCATGGTATTCATATGTAGAGAAATTTGCAGGTATATCGGGAAATAAGGATGGGTATTGGGTACTTCCAGATGGAGAATTTCAACCTCCTATGCCACTCAACTGTGTGGAAAAAGATGTTGCTGCCCGCGTAAAGGAAAAATGGGATGGCAGAAGAATCGTAACCATTGGCCGCGTTGCTAACCTGACTGAACCACTACAAAATCGCGTAAAATGCCAGTTTAGAAATAAATGTTGGCTGGGATGCCCATTTGGAGGCTACTTCAGTACACAGTCTTCTACCTTACCTGCGGCTATGGCGACGGGAAATCTGACTTTAAGACCTTGGTCGATCGTGACAAAAGTATTGTATGATAGAGACAGTCAAAAAGCTACAGGTGTAGAAGTATTGGATGCAGAGAATAATCAAACGTATGAATACAATGCCAAAATAGTTTTCTTATGCGCTTCTGCCTTCAATTCAACGGCTATTTTGATGCGTTCTGCTACAGATATTTGGCCTGAAGGGTTGGGTAGCAGCTCCGGTGAGTTGGGCCACAATGTGATGGACCATCACTTCAGATTGGGTGCTAACGGCATTGCGGAGGGATATGAAGATAAATACTATTTTGGCAGAAGGCCAAATGGTGTATATATCCCAAGATTCAGGAACGTAGGGGATGACAAACGTGACTACCTCAGAGGATTTGGTTATCAAGGAGCAGCTTCCCGTTCAGGATGGAGCAGAAATGTAGCAGAAATGAACTATGGTGCACCATTAAAAGAAGCATTGAGTGAACCGGGACCATGGTCTATGGGTATCACTGCTTTTGGTGAAATTCTTCCGTACCATGAAAATACTATCAAGTTTAGCAAAGAAGTAAAAGATAAATGGGGGATGGAAGCCTTGGTTATGAATGCAGAAATCAAGGAAAATGAAAAAAAGATGCGTGTAGACATGATGAATGATGCTGCCGAAATGCTGGAAGCAGCAGGATTGAAAAATGTCAAGGCATTTGATGCTGGCTATACCTTTGGACAAGGGATACATGAGATGGGAACTGCCCGCATGGGTAGAGATCCCAAAACCTCTGTTTTGAATGGCAACAATCAGGTATGGGATTGCAAAAATGTGTTTGTCACAGATGGTGCATGCATGACTTCTGGAGCGGCACAAAACCCCTCCCTGACGTATATGGCTTTGACTGCCAGAGCAGTAGACTTTGCAGTTAGTGAACTAAAAAAAGGAAATCTTTAA
- a CDS encoding MCP four helix bundle domain-containing protein, whose amino-acid sequence MSKHKIQQNKIRIAILLTFILAIIVGKNVLERRSFNDLGKSFISVYEDRLVVEGYIFSISENLFRIKLLVNHCELESDYSNVIGEIETLEEKILAVVEDFEKTGLTANEAIFLTDFRTIIEENLRIVNYDLLYSDSDGINLTQVRSYNESIEQALIDLEKLSQIQMEEGKRLADEADRVVNKSKIWAQFELVALIVLALIIYLLLYTKRTINSEFLQ is encoded by the coding sequence ATGAGTAAGCATAAAATCCAGCAAAATAAAATTAGAATTGCCATCCTGTTGACTTTCATTCTGGCCATTATTGTTGGTAAGAATGTTTTAGAGCGGAGGAGTTTTAATGATCTTGGAAAATCTTTTATATCTGTTTATGAGGATAGGCTTGTTGTAGAAGGGTACATCTTCTCTATATCCGAAAATCTATTTCGGATTAAGCTCTTGGTCAATCACTGTGAATTGGAAAGTGACTATTCGAATGTCATCGGTGAAATAGAAACGCTGGAAGAAAAGATTCTTGCAGTAGTAGAGGATTTTGAAAAGACAGGGCTTACAGCTAATGAAGCCATTTTTTTAACAGATTTCAGAACAATCATTGAAGAAAATCTACGCATTGTTAATTATGACTTGCTGTATTCAGATTCCGATGGAATTAACCTCACTCAGGTTAGGTCTTATAATGAATCCATAGAACAAGCGCTCATAGATCTAGAAAAGCTTTCTCAAATACAGATGGAGGAAGGAAAAAGATTGGCAGATGAGGCTGATAGAGTTGTCAATAAGTCAAAGATTTGGGCTCAGTTTGAATTGGTCGCATTAATTGTGCTTGCGCTGATTATTTATTTGCTTTTATACACCAAACGAACTATCAACTCGGAGTTTTTGCAATAA
- a CDS encoding hydroxypyruvate isomerase family protein, translated as MNTENRRKVLKKMALSGLALGSTGLGFSLAETNIDRQLKGNVRHAVSYWTYSYLGLEGLCQTIKKIGFNAIDLLGPKDWPTIKAHGVECSMCNGAEISLTQGFNDPNNHAQLIKNYSELIPLVAEAGYTNLICFSGNRNGMDDETGLNNCMEGLKKIIHLAEKHGVILHMELLNSKIDHKDYMCDRSAWGVELCKRVDSENFKLLYDIYHMQIDEGDLIRTIRENHTYFGHYHTAGNPGRGEIDDSQEINYPAVIKAIVETGFKGFVAQEFAPKASDKIASLEQAIRICDV; from the coding sequence ATGAATACAGAAAATAGAAGAAAAGTTTTAAAAAAAATGGCTCTCTCTGGGCTCGCACTCGGCAGTACGGGCTTAGGTTTTTCCCTTGCTGAAACAAACATTGACAGGCAATTGAAAGGCAATGTTAGGCATGCTGTATCATACTGGACCTATAGCTATCTTGGACTGGAAGGCTTATGTCAGACGATTAAAAAAATTGGGTTCAATGCCATTGATCTATTGGGACCTAAGGATTGGCCTACCATCAAAGCACATGGGGTCGAGTGTTCTATGTGTAATGGTGCAGAAATCAGCTTAACGCAAGGGTTCAACGATCCAAACAATCACGCTCAATTGATTAAAAATTATTCTGAGCTGATTCCTCTGGTAGCTGAGGCTGGATATACTAACCTAATTTGCTTTTCAGGCAACAGAAATGGTATGGATGATGAAACAGGACTGAACAATTGTATGGAAGGCTTGAAAAAAATCATCCATTTGGCTGAAAAACACGGAGTCATCTTGCATATGGAGCTTTTAAATAGTAAGATTGACCACAAGGATTATATGTGTGACAGAAGTGCTTGGGGAGTAGAGTTATGCAAGCGTGTAGATTCTGAAAACTTCAAACTCTTGTATGACATCTATCATATGCAAATCGATGAGGGTGACTTGATCAGGACTATTCGGGAAAACCACACTTATTTCGGGCATTATCATACAGCAGGAAATCCTGGAAGGGGTGAAATTGATGATTCACAGGAAATTAACTATCCTGCAGTAATCAAGGCTATCGTCGAAACCGGCTTCAAAGGTTTTGTGGCGCAGGAATTTGCCCCAAAAGCATCTGATAAAATCGCTTCTTTGGAGCAGGCAATTAGAATATGTGACGTATAA
- a CDS encoding M42 family metallopeptidase, translating to MSFLTNYLNNASPTGFEASGQQIWLDYVKPYVDTYFTDNYGTAVGVLNPDHPFKVVIEAHADEISWFVNYITPEGYIYVRRNGGSDHMIAPSMRVNIHTDKGVIPGVFGWPAIHVRKDGKEEAPTLDNIFIDVGARTKDEVLEMGVHVGCVITFKDELQELNGKFLSGRALDNRIGGFMIAEVLRKIKESGIQLPFGLYVVNAVQEEIGLRGAEMIAARIKPNVAIVTDVCHDTTAPMYSKIVSGDQAAGKGPVLTYGAAVHKKLLDLIIATATKKNIPFQRAAASRSTGTDTDAFAYSNEGVPSALISLPLKYMHTTVETASKEDVENVIELMYSFLLDFDPAYDFRYIV from the coding sequence CTTATTTTACTGATAACTATGGAACAGCTGTTGGCGTCCTGAATCCAGATCATCCTTTTAAAGTAGTCATTGAAGCCCATGCTGATGAAATCTCTTGGTTTGTCAATTACATCACCCCAGAAGGTTATATTTATGTGCGTAGAAATGGAGGATCAGATCACATGATAGCTCCATCCATGAGGGTCAATATCCATACGGACAAAGGAGTGATTCCTGGAGTCTTTGGCTGGCCCGCCATCCATGTACGAAAGGATGGCAAAGAAGAGGCCCCAACATTGGATAACATCTTTATAGATGTAGGTGCTCGCACCAAGGATGAAGTTTTAGAGATGGGAGTTCACGTAGGTTGTGTCATTACTTTCAAAGATGAACTTCAAGAGTTGAATGGAAAATTTCTTTCCGGAAGAGCATTGGACAATCGAATCGGAGGATTCATGATTGCAGAAGTACTGCGCAAAATCAAGGAATCTGGGATACAACTTCCTTTTGGCTTGTACGTCGTCAATGCTGTGCAAGAGGAGATAGGCTTAAGAGGAGCGGAAATGATTGCCGCCCGAATCAAGCCTAATGTGGCTATTGTAACAGATGTCTGTCACGATACTACAGCTCCAATGTATAGCAAAATTGTCTCTGGTGATCAAGCAGCAGGCAAAGGACCTGTTCTTACGTACGGTGCTGCTGTTCATAAGAAATTATTGGATCTGATCATCGCAACTGCCACAAAAAAGAATATTCCTTTCCAGCGAGCAGCAGCTTCTAGAAGTACAGGTACTGATACCGATGCTTTTGCCTATTCCAATGAAGGTGTACCTTCAGCCTTGATTTCTTTACCTTTAAAGTACATGCATACTACTGTGGAAACTGCTAGTAAAGAAGATGTTGAAAACGTGATTGAGCTGATGTACTCCTTCTTGTTGGATTTTGATCCTGCTTATGATTTCAGGTATATAGTTTGA
- a CDS encoding gluconate 2-dehydrogenase subunit 3 family protein: MTMNRRDALKGVALMMGGAFVGANVLLTGCAPEDQLVGLNFTPKDIAFLDELGEAIIPTTDTPGAKATEIGAFMVMMVTDTYNSEQQTSFVDGLNLLRKDFKKATGKDFMDVSVEERTAYLNELKAAGKASVESPEELVPTILGMLQDLTVLGYFTSEIGATQQLRFFEAPGRYDACIDYNPGDRAYAL; encoded by the coding sequence ATGACAATGAATAGAAGAGATGCTTTAAAAGGCGTGGCATTGATGATGGGAGGAGCTTTTGTAGGAGCTAATGTACTCCTAACAGGCTGTGCTCCAGAAGATCAACTTGTAGGATTAAATTTCACTCCTAAGGATATTGCCTTTCTGGATGAACTCGGAGAGGCTATCATCCCTACGACGGATACTCCAGGAGCCAAAGCAACCGAAATTGGTGCCTTTATGGTAATGATGGTGACCGACACTTACAATAGCGAGCAACAAACAAGTTTTGTTGACGGTTTGAATCTATTGAGAAAAGATTTCAAAAAAGCGACAGGAAAAGACTTCATGGATGTTAGTGTCGAAGAGCGAACTGCTTATTTGAATGAGTTAAAGGCAGCTGGTAAAGCTAGTGTAGAAAGCCCCGAAGAATTGGTTCCAACCATTTTAGGAATGCTCCAAGATCTAACTGTCTTGGGATACTTTACATCAGAAATAGGTGCTACTCAGCAGCTGAGATTCTTTGAGGCTCCGGGAAGATACGATGCGTGTATAGACTACAATCCCGGTGACCGCGCTTACGCTTTGTAA